The Candidatus Equadaptatus faecalis genome includes the window CACGATTTAATCTGTCTTTTATCGCAAGTCCTATGCCTTTTTCGGACGGAATTTCGGCAATTATTATTTCCGCGCCGGATTTTTCAAGCTTTCTGAGCGCTCTGAACACTTCGTGCGCGTATTCTTCTTCGCTTTTGAAAATAAGTTTTTTAACGGGATTGCCGGATATTTCCGACGTTCCCATCCACGCGTATTTTCTGCCTTGCGCCGTTTTTTCCGCGTTTTCTGCTTTTGCAGGCAGAAGCGGAAGTTTCGGCGCATAGTGGCGGTATCTTGTGCCCGGAGAGCGTTTGATTATGTTTTTGTCCTGCGGAAACAAAACTTCCAGTCCGAGCGCTTCTTCTATTTTTTCTTTCGGCAGTCCCCCCGCGCGAAGCAGTACGGGACTGCTGCCCGTTACGTCTATTACCGTTGATTCCACGCCGATTTTTGTTTCGCCGCCGTCAAGCACCTGCGCAACTGCGCTGCCCAGATCGCCGCGTACCGTCTGCGCGTCCGTCGGGCTGGGGCGTCCGCTTTTGTTTGCGCTCGGCGCCGATATCGGCAGATCTGCCGCACGGATAAGTTCAAGCGCAATTCTGTTGTCGGGCATTCGCACGGCGGCTGTTTCAAGCCCTCCACGCGTTGCGTACGGCACGATTTCTTTTGCCGGAAGCACTAAGGTAAGAGGTCCCGGCCAGAATTTTTCCATAAGCGTGCGCGCCATTCCGTTCATTTCGACAACTTTTTCCGCCATTTCAACCGAGGCCACGTGAAGTATCAGAGGATTGTCGGACGGGCGTCCCTTTGCCTCATAGGTTTTGCGGACAGCGTCCGCGTCAAGAGCGTTCGCGCCCAAGCCGTAGACTGTTTCCGTAGGGAAGGCTACAAGCTTTCCGCCACGTATAAATTCCGCCGCGCGTTCAATTTCCAAGCGCTCGGTTTCCGTTGTCTGCGAATATATTTTTTCAAGCCGCCGTTCAATTTCAGTCATTAAGATATGCCCCGTCCATGAACGTTTCCATGAAGTTTCTGCGGAACTGCGCAAAGCGCCCGTCTATTATCGCCTGTCTTGCTTCGGCGACAAGGTTCACGAGGAAATGAACGTTGTGCAGGCTGCAGAGTCTTGCGGCGAGTATTTCTCCCGCCGTGTGGAGATGGCGTATGTAGGCGCGCGTGTAGTTTCTGCACGCATAGCATTCGCAGTGCGTATCCATAGGCGTAAAGTCGCGCGCGTATTTCAGGTTTTTGAGGTTCATTCTGCCTTCGTGCGTGAATACCGTTCCGTTTCTGCCGTTGCGCGTCGGAAGCACGCAGTCGAACATGTCTATTCCGCGTGCTATTCCTTCCACAAGGTTCGTAGGAAAACCTACGCCCATGAGGTATCGCGGCTTTTCTTTCGGAAGTTCCGGCACGGTACAGTCAAGTATGCGGTACATTTCTTCGTGTGATTCGCCTACTGAGAGCCCCCCTATTGCGTAGCCGGGGAAGTCAATTTCCTGAAGCAGATGCGCACATTCTATGCGCTGTTTTTCAAAGGTGCAGCCCTGAACTATTCCGAACAGCGCCTGGTCTTCCCTGCCGTGAAATTCTTTGCAGCGTTTTGCCCAGCGCACGGTGCGTTCCATTGATTTCTGCGAGTAGTCCTGTTCTGCCGGAAGCTTTACGCACTCGTCAAACGCCATAATAATATCGGCTCCGAGCTTTTCCTGTATCGCTATTGAGTCTTCGGGGCGCATAAAGTGTCTGCTTCCGTCTATGTGGGAGCGGAATTCAACACCGTCTTCGGTTATTTTTCGCAGATCGCCGAGCGAGAATACCTGAAAACCGCCCGAGTCCGTCAGTATCGGGTGTTTCCAGTTCATAAAGCGGTGCAGCCCTCCGGCTTCGGCAACGATGTCTTCTCCGGGGCGCATATAGAGATGATAGGTGTTTGAAAGTATAATCTGAGCGCCAAGAGCTTCAAGTTCTTCAGGGATTATCGCCTTGACCGTTGCCTGCGTTCCGACAGGCATAAACACGGGAGTTTTGATAATTCCGTGCGGTGTTGTAAATTCCCCTGCCCTTGCCCCTGTTTCTTTGTCTTCCGCGATTATTTTGTATTCAAACATAGTTGTCTCCCGATTACCATTTAAACAAATTCCGGCAGTTGTTTTCAACTGCCGCGGAAAAAGCTTCAAGTTCCATGCCTTTCAGCTCCGCAAGGCATTTGTAGACCTCTGCGACGTACGCCGGCTGATTGCTTTTTCCCCTGTACGGTACGGGCGCAAGATAGGGCGAGTCTGTTTCGCAGAGTATTCTGTCAAGCGGTATCCGCTTCGCCGTTTCGCGGAGCGCCGCAGTATTTTTGAAGGTAATTATTCCGCTGAACGAGATATAAAAGCCCAGTGACAAAGCCTGCTCTGCCTCGTCATAATTTCCGCCGAAGCAGTGAATTATGCCACCGCATTTTTCCGCTCCGCGCGTGCGCAGAATTTCAAGCGTGTCTTTCATTGCGTCGCCGTCTTCTTTGTTTTTGGCGTCCCTGACGTGAACCACAACGGGCTTGTTTTCTTCAACAGCCCATTCAATCTGCTCTGCGAACAGTTTTTTCTGCAGCCCGCGCGTCTCGGATACGTAGTAATAATCAAGCCCGATTTCGCCTATTGCGACAACTTTTCCGCACTGCGAAAGCTGTCTGAGTTCGCTTGAAATTCCGTCAGGCATTTCTTCAGCGTTTTCCGGATGCAGTCCGACTGCGGCATAAATTTCTTCGTACTCTGCCGCCTGACGAATCGCGTTCAAGCTGCTTTCATAATTGCAGCCTGCATAAAGCATCCGACGGACGCCGTTTGCCGATGCCGTTTCAAGCATTTGGCAGAGTCCGTCGGGAAAATATTCCGGGTCGAGATGGCAGTGCGAGTCTATCAGCAATGCTTTTATCCTATTCTCGTACCTGCCGGAATCGTATCGTCCATAACCGTGAGGAGTGTAAGCTGCTCTTCCTTGGCGGTCGCGGCTGCCAAAAGCATGCCGTTTGACGCGTTGCCGCGGATTTTCGCCGGTTTGAGGTTGCAGAGCACAACAATTTTTTTGCCGATTAAATCTTCAGGCTTGAAGAATTTGCGTATGCCTGAGACTATCGTACGCTTTTCGTAGCCGAGGTCAATGCTTATAAGATAAAGCTTGTCAGAGTTCTGCGCCGGTTCGACCTTTTCCACGACCGCAACCCTGAGTTCCTGACCTGAGAAGTTTTCTATCGTTGTTTCTTCTTCATGCTTTCCGTAATCTCTTGCCGCCGCGGGGTTCTGCTTTGCAAGACGAGCCGCGTCGCGGACTTTTCTTTCTTCCGTCCATTTTTCGACGTCAATGCGCGGGAAAAGTATTTCTCCTTTGGTGACTGTGACATCAAAGTTACTGCCCCATTTCCATTCTGCGCGCGCGCCGTCAAAGAGCGAGCCGGACAGCCCAAGCTGCGCATAGGTTTTCTCTGCTGCATAGGGCATGAACGGAGCGATAAGTACCGCCGTTAATCTCAGCGCTTCCCAAAGAGTGCGGAGAACGGCGTCAAGGCGTTCGACGTTTCCTTCTTTGCCGAGTTTCCACGGCTCTGTTTCGTCAATATATTTGTTGCAGCGGCTTATGAAAGCCCAAATTGTTTTAAGGGTGTCGTCAAAGGCAAATTTGTCCATAAGTTCTTCCGCTTTGGCAAGCGTTTCTTCAGCCATTGACTGTATCTCTTTGTCAAGCCCAGTCTGAACAACGTTCTGCGGCAGTCTGCCTTCGCGGTATTTGACAAGCATCTGCGTGCTTCTTGAAAGCAGATTGCCGAAGTCGTTTGCAAGGTCGGAGTTGATATGCTGAACCATGGCGGCTTCCGCAAAGTCACCGTCCAGTCCGAAAGGAACCTGACGGAGAAGGAAATAACGGAACGGGTCAACCCCGTACACGTCAACCATTTCAAACGGGTCAACAACGTTGCCGACGGATTTTGACATTTTAGCGCC containing:
- the metG gene encoding methionine--tRNA ligase produces the protein MSEKSFYITTPIYYVNDVPHIGHAYTTVAADTLARWHRSGGDKTWFLTGTDEHGQKIQNSAEKRGITPKELCDEVVQNFQKLWKVLNISNNDFIRTTDDRHVEFVQKAFKQLLDSGDIYKGEYEGWYCVPCETYVPDAQMGEGNTCPDCHRPLVRMKEETYFFKQSKYAEKLLKYYEENPDAIMPKSRYNEVISYIKSGLRDQSISRTTLKWGIPVPGDDKHVIYVWFDALLNYVSALSSGENSEELKKYWQAANHLVGKDIIRFHCVIWPAVLMALGIEPPKRVFAHGWWTVDGAKMSKSVGNVVDPFEMVDVYGVDPFRYFLLRQVPFGLDGDFAEAAMVQHINSDLANDFGNLLSRSTQMLVKYREGRLPQNVVQTGLDKEIQSMAEETLAKAEELMDKFAFDDTLKTIWAFISRCNKYIDETEPWKLGKEGNVERLDAVLRTLWEALRLTAVLIAPFMPYAAEKTYAQLGLSGSLFDGARAEWKWGSNFDVTVTKGEILFPRIDVEKWTEERKVRDAARLAKQNPAAARDYGKHEEETTIENFSGQELRVAVVEKVEPAQNSDKLYLISIDLGYEKRTIVSGIRKFFKPEDLIGKKIVVLCNLKPAKIRGNASNGMLLAAATAKEEQLTLLTVMDDTIPAGTRIG
- a CDS encoding threonylcarbamoyl-AMP synthase, whose product is MTEIERRLEKIYSQTTETERLEIERAAEFIRGGKLVAFPTETVYGLGANALDADAVRKTYEAKGRPSDNPLILHVASVEMAEKVVEMNGMARTLMEKFWPGPLTLVLPAKEIVPYATRGGLETAAVRMPDNRIALELIRAADLPISAPSANKSGRPSPTDAQTVRGDLGSAVAQVLDGGETKIGVESTVIDVTGSSPVLLRAGGLPKEKIEEALGLEVLFPQDKNIIKRSPGTRYRHYAPKLPLLPAKAENAEKTAQGRKYAWMGTSEISGNPVKKLIFKSEEEYAHEVFRALRKLEKSGAEIIIAEIPSEKGIGLAIKDRLNRAAGN
- the tgt gene encoding tRNA guanosine(34) transglycosylase Tgt gives rise to the protein MFEYKIIAEDKETGARAGEFTTPHGIIKTPVFMPVGTQATVKAIIPEELEALGAQIILSNTYHLYMRPGEDIVAEAGGLHRFMNWKHPILTDSGGFQVFSLGDLRKITEDGVEFRSHIDGSRHFMRPEDSIAIQEKLGADIIMAFDECVKLPAEQDYSQKSMERTVRWAKRCKEFHGREDQALFGIVQGCTFEKQRIECAHLLQEIDFPGYAIGGLSVGESHEEMYRILDCTVPELPKEKPRYLMGVGFPTNLVEGIARGIDMFDCVLPTRNGRNGTVFTHEGRMNLKNLKYARDFTPMDTHCECYACRNYTRAYIRHLHTAGEILAARLCSLHNVHFLVNLVAEARQAIIDGRFAQFRRNFMETFMDGAYLND
- a CDS encoding TatD family hydrolase; its protein translation is MLIDSHCHLDPEYFPDGLCQMLETASANGVRRMLYAGCNYESSLNAIRQAAEYEEIYAAVGLHPENAEEMPDGISSELRQLSQCGKVVAIGEIGLDYYYVSETRGLQKKLFAEQIEWAVEENKPVVVHVRDAKNKEDGDAMKDTLEILRTRGAEKCGGIIHCFGGNYDEAEQALSLGFYISFSGIITFKNTAALRETAKRIPLDRILCETDSPYLAPVPYRGKSNQPAYVAEVYKCLAELKGMELEAFSAAVENNCRNLFKW